In Blastopirellula sp. J2-11, a single genomic region encodes these proteins:
- a CDS encoding PAS domain-containing protein, with amino-acid sequence MDSPPLEEQIAQLERQLSDAKSRFSKLQCENRDLTAQLSSLRNLANNLPCFLFQTLNKIDGTEFSMTYVGSGIQRFGYTEQAIYDQPDLMIEMIHPDDRESYFALVDACLNDASMPFAIDMRLVSPSGDVRWGRVRSSAVRISDDFLQYNGICIDITEEKLTAARLSESESQLRLALTPRDFGAFIWDLTTDLVTLNSSLFPAFGRPTDSEVIHVSEFFTAVHPDDRQRVREVLERVIASENAFEDQFRVVWPDESIHYLSDRAVVQRDASGKAVLMCGVCWDITPLEQARGELENKVVEKSVELEAISARWQAISDCSPDFIMTLDRDGVTRYINRTAPGLTVEDVLGRSMMDFATPEDAEAITEHMRATLENGEMRSWETKFPHGDGILDLLVRCSPLVIDGEIQGAVIASTDVSELRKMQRRQAHDEQLLRELWQLQEKERQLTALEIHDGFVQYVVGAQFAFDAVRYRLQDEQHPALEDQAKGLEMLRSAITEARRTISRLRPLVIDDDGLVEALHYLAAEESDRYEFDAAIDCTGDYEDLDPLLMGAMFRIVQEGVSNVRRHSGAAAARVKVSREGDRIAIEIQDDGKGFDLSKVSNERFGVRGIIERARLFGGSAAIDSAPGKGTRIQVKLPTLARQTELHALLQTMAPNLD; translated from the coding sequence GTGGACTCTCCTCCTCTCGAAGAACAAATCGCTCAACTAGAGCGACAGTTGAGCGATGCAAAGTCAAGATTCTCTAAACTGCAGTGTGAGAATCGCGATTTAACCGCCCAACTCTCTTCGTTGCGCAATCTGGCGAACAATCTTCCCTGCTTCTTGTTCCAAACGCTCAACAAGATCGATGGAACTGAATTCTCGATGACGTATGTGGGAAGTGGGATTCAACGCTTCGGATACACGGAGCAAGCGATCTACGATCAACCAGATCTGATGATCGAGATGATCCATCCGGATGATCGAGAGTCCTATTTTGCGTTGGTCGACGCTTGTCTAAATGACGCTAGTATGCCGTTCGCGATTGATATGCGGCTTGTTTCGCCCTCTGGCGATGTCCGCTGGGGGCGAGTTCGATCAAGCGCTGTTCGCATTTCGGATGATTTCTTACAGTACAACGGCATCTGTATTGATATCACCGAAGAGAAGCTGACGGCGGCACGGTTGTCCGAATCGGAGTCGCAACTAAGGCTGGCGCTGACTCCTCGTGATTTCGGCGCGTTCATTTGGGATTTGACCACCGATCTCGTCACGCTCAACAGCTCGTTATTCCCGGCGTTCGGTCGTCCTACCGATTCAGAGGTGATTCACGTCAGTGAATTCTTCACCGCCGTTCACCCAGATGATCGGCAGCGAGTTCGGGAAGTGCTGGAACGCGTGATCGCTTCGGAGAATGCGTTCGAAGATCAGTTTCGCGTCGTCTGGCCGGACGAATCGATCCATTATCTTTCAGATCGAGCGGTCGTTCAACGCGACGCCTCGGGCAAGGCGGTTTTGATGTGCGGCGTCTGTTGGGACATCACCCCCTTAGAACAAGCGCGCGGCGAACTCGAAAACAAAGTTGTCGAAAAAAGCGTCGAACTGGAAGCAATCTCCGCGCGCTGGCAAGCGATTAGCGATTGCTCGCCCGACTTTATCATGACGCTGGATCGTGACGGCGTGACGCGCTACATCAACCGAACTGCGCCCGGACTCACAGTCGAAGACGTTCTGGGACGCTCGATGATGGATTTCGCAACTCCTGAGGATGCGGAAGCGATCACCGAGCATATGCGAGCAACGCTGGAAAATGGCGAAATGCGTAGTTGGGAAACGAAGTTTCCCCACGGCGACGGGATCCTTGATCTGCTTGTGCGTTGCAGTCCACTGGTCATTGATGGCGAAATCCAGGGAGCCGTGATCGCATCAACAGACGTCTCCGAACTACGAAAAATGCAGCGTCGCCAGGCGCATGACGAACAGCTGCTGCGAGAACTATGGCAACTGCAGGAAAAAGAACGCCAGCTCACGGCGCTCGAAATCCATGACGGATTCGTGCAGTATGTTGTCGGCGCTCAATTCGCTTTTGACGCCGTCCGCTATCGACTGCAGGACGAGCAGCACCCGGCGCTGGAAGATCAGGCCAAAGGGCTAGAGATGCTTCGTTCGGCGATCACCGAAGCCCGGCGCACGATCAGTCGCTTACGGCCGCTGGTGATCGATGATGACGGACTGGTCGAAGCGCTCCATTATTTGGCAGCAGAAGAATCGGACCGGTATGAATTTGACGCCGCCATTGATTGCACCGGGGACTATGAAGATCTTGATCCGCTGCTGATGGGCGCGATGTTTCGCATCGTTCAAGAAGGCGTTTCCAACGTGCGTCGCCACAGCGGCGCAGCGGCGGCGCGCGTGAAAGTGAGCCGTGAAGGAGATCGCATCGCGATCGAGATCCAAGACGATGGCAAAGGATTCGACCTCTCCAAAGTCTCGAACGAACGATTTGGCGTCCGCGGCATAATCGAGCGAGCGCGGCTCTTTGGCGGCTCGGCCGCGATTGACAGCGCACCAGGAAAAGGAACTCGCATCCAGGTCAAACTGCCGACGTTAGCACGGCAAACCGAACTGCACGCGCTGTTGCAAACGATGGCGCCCAATCTGGATTAG
- a CDS encoding DUF5362 family protein, with protein MHQHPSAESTPSAAPDSRSMEEESTAHFRPIRPLVHLISKANLIAILLILLGGIYCASLVGLVIGWAPIRLGVRIRRLTQQFDDAFKAKDAILTQTLLVEIDRLVRIGGAVLMTLTLVAIAAVGVGLWMSV; from the coding sequence ATGCATCAACACCCCTCCGCGGAATCGACTCCTTCCGCTGCGCCGGATTCTCGTTCGATGGAGGAAGAATCGACCGCACACTTTCGACCTATCCGGCCGTTGGTTCATTTGATCAGCAAAGCGAATCTCATCGCGATTTTGCTGATCCTGCTCGGCGGAATCTACTGCGCATCGCTTGTCGGTCTGGTGATCGGCTGGGCGCCGATTCGTCTGGGCGTACGGATTCGCCGGTTAACGCAGCAGTTTGACGACGCGTTCAAAGCGAAAGACGCGATCCTCACGCAAACCTTGTTGGTCGAAATCGACCGGCTTGTCCGCATCGGCGGCGCCGTGCTCATGACGTTGACCTTGGTCGCGATTGCGGCGGTTGGCGTCGGCTTGTGGATGAGCGTTTAA
- the fba gene encoding class II fructose-bisphosphate aldolase (catalyzes the reversible aldol condensation of dihydroxyacetonephosphate and glyceraldehyde 3-phosphate in the Calvin cycle, glycolysis, and/or gluconeogenesis), which produces MPLITLRVLLDHAAENNYGVAAFNVNNMEQIQSIMEAAAETDSPVIVQASRGARAYSQDNYLRHLMIAASELYPQIPIVMHQDHGNSPETCMSAIENGFTSVMMDGSLKEDGKTPADFDYNVAVTKKVVEMAHAKNVGVEGELGCLGSLESGTGEAEDGHGAVGELSHDQLLTDPDEAFEFVKATGVDALAVAIGTSHGAYKFTSKPTGEVLAMDRIEAIHKKLPNTHLVMHGSSSVPQELQDIINNYGGKMKQTFGVPVEEIQRGIKSGVRKINVDTDNRMAITGAIRKVLTENPSEFDPRAYMKPARAAMKQVCIDRMTAFGQAGMAAKMRDAKLI; this is translated from the coding sequence ATGCCGCTGATTACGCTCCGCGTTCTGCTCGACCATGCCGCCGAAAACAACTACGGCGTCGCCGCTTTCAACGTCAACAACATGGAGCAAATTCAGTCGATCATGGAGGCCGCCGCGGAAACCGACAGCCCTGTGATCGTCCAAGCGTCGCGTGGCGCTCGCGCTTACTCGCAAGACAACTACTTGCGTCACTTGATGATCGCCGCTTCGGAACTATATCCGCAAATTCCGATCGTCATGCACCAAGACCACGGCAACAGCCCTGAGACCTGCATGAGCGCCATCGAGAACGGCTTCACCTCGGTGATGATGGACGGCTCGCTGAAAGAAGATGGCAAGACCCCGGCTGACTTCGACTACAACGTCGCCGTCACCAAGAAGGTGGTCGAAATGGCGCACGCCAAAAACGTCGGCGTCGAAGGAGAACTCGGCTGCTTGGGTTCGCTCGAAAGCGGTACCGGCGAAGCCGAAGATGGTCACGGCGCCGTCGGCGAGCTGTCGCACGATCAGCTGCTGACCGACCCGGACGAAGCGTTTGAATTTGTCAAAGCGACCGGCGTAGACGCGTTGGCCGTCGCGATCGGTACGAGTCATGGCGCTTACAAGTTCACGTCGAAGCCGACCGGTGAAGTGCTGGCGATGGATCGCATCGAAGCGATCCACAAGAAGTTGCCGAACACCCACTTGGTGATGCACGGCAGCTCGTCTGTTCCGCAAGAGCTGCAGGATATCATCAATAACTACGGCGGCAAGATGAAGCAAACCTTCGGCGTGCCGGTTGAAGAAATCCAACGCGGCATCAAGAGCGGCGTTCGCAAGATCAACGTCGACACTGACAACCGCATGGCGATCACCGGCGCCATCCGCAAAGTGCTGACCGAAAACCCGTCGGAGTTTGATCCCCGCGCTTACATGAAGCCGGCTCGCGCTGCGATGAAGCAAGTTTGCATCGACCGCATGACCGCCTTCGGTCAAGCCGGCATGGCCGCCAAAATGCGCGACGCCAAACTGATCTAG
- a CDS encoding S26 family signal peptidase produces the protein MKRLLVLTGILMIAALAGGYTFFARAPVYRVSGPSMAPALLGPHYGVTCPECGHRFSIDATRGPIPTATCDYCGAIAPIKTGAVQPGDVIQPISGKIERFDLVMFPDPDAPTQQVVKRVVGLPGETIEGRDGDLWIGGERYQKRWDELSRVMLPVYAVADNLASDPRIVITDDGWIQYHHQVHSQGIQITGAAPPLDDYPYNQGLSGKLHPLNELMCTFDWKRNGPMEVIFGFEQNEFLLREDPPRGRTFCYLKEGEIYPIRNSQTEGAYKRTPQTTVVHACVCDQLLQLGSETQSGGVTAPYQLEPGNCTAKPLRIHPGSGQIESLKIFRDIQYADFPETKIPADAYFVLGDNVLASRDSRHFGTVPAKNARRMDLASKPD, from the coding sequence ATGAAACGCCTGCTCGTACTCACCGGCATCTTGATGATCGCGGCGCTGGCCGGCGGTTATACGTTCTTTGCGCGGGCGCCCGTTTATCGCGTGTCCGGTCCGTCGATGGCGCCGGCGCTATTGGGGCCGCATTACGGCGTGACTTGCCCTGAGTGCGGACATCGCTTTTCGATCGATGCGACCCGCGGGCCGATACCAACGGCGACTTGCGATTACTGCGGCGCGATCGCGCCGATCAAAACCGGCGCTGTCCAACCTGGCGATGTGATCCAACCCATCTCCGGCAAGATCGAGCGATTTGATCTGGTGATGTTTCCTGATCCTGACGCCCCCACGCAACAAGTGGTCAAGCGGGTCGTCGGCTTGCCGGGCGAAACGATCGAGGGCCGCGACGGCGATTTATGGATCGGCGGCGAGCGTTATCAAAAACGCTGGGACGAACTCTCCCGCGTCATGCTTCCTGTTTACGCGGTCGCCGACAATCTGGCCAGCGATCCGCGTATCGTCATCACGGACGACGGCTGGATCCAATATCATCACCAGGTCCATAGTCAGGGGATTCAAATCACCGGCGCCGCGCCGCCGTTGGACGACTATCCCTACAACCAAGGATTGTCAGGCAAGCTGCATCCGCTCAATGAATTGATGTGCACCTTCGATTGGAAGCGGAATGGACCGATGGAGGTGATCTTTGGTTTTGAACAGAACGAATTCCTGCTGCGCGAAGATCCGCCTAGGGGCAGGACTTTTTGTTATCTCAAAGAGGGGGAGATCTATCCCATTCGTAACTCACAAACGGAGGGGGCCTACAAACGGACGCCGCAAACGACGGTCGTGCATGCCTGCGTCTGTGACCAGCTACTGCAACTGGGAAGTGAAACTCAGTCAGGCGGTGTGACGGCCCCTTACCAGCTAGAACCAGGAAACTGCACCGCAAAGCCCCTGCGAATCCATCCTGGCAGCGGCCAGATCGAGAGCCTAAAAATCTTCCGCGATATCCAATATGCTGATTTTCCGGAAACCAAAATCCCGGCGGACGCGTACTTCGTATTGGGGGATAACGTGCTGGCATCGCGAGATTCGCGGCATTTCGGGACAGTTCCGGCGAAAAACGCTCGTCGGATGGACCTCGCTAGCAAGCCGGACTAA
- a CDS encoding SIR2 family NAD-dependent protein deacylase — protein MSKAEDISLVAQWLTESESTVLFTGAGISTESGIPDFRSPGGVWTKYRTIYYDEFRQSADARREYWRQKSEAHVEFSAAAPNAGHQVLAAWEARGVARGLITQNIDGLHQIAGSRNVLELHGTAREATCLDCSARFEIDSLVVQFRETGEVPPCPQCAKGRLKHATVSFGQMLPTDVLEMAYDWCSQADLILAIGSSLVVTPAADLPVAVRRRGGRVVILNRDETGLDQIADAKLSGGIGATLVAIDAALR, from the coding sequence ATGAGTAAAGCGGAAGATATCTCACTGGTCGCCCAGTGGTTGACCGAGTCAGAATCGACGGTTCTGTTTACCGGCGCTGGGATCAGCACCGAGAGCGGTATTCCCGATTTTCGCTCTCCCGGAGGCGTCTGGACCAAATATCGAACGATCTATTACGACGAGTTTCGCCAATCTGCTGACGCACGCCGCGAGTATTGGCGGCAAAAGTCGGAAGCGCACGTCGAGTTCTCCGCTGCGGCGCCCAATGCAGGCCATCAGGTTTTGGCCGCTTGGGAAGCACGCGGCGTCGCCCGCGGTTTGATCACGCAAAACATCGATGGACTGCACCAGATCGCCGGCAGTCGCAATGTGCTTGAGTTGCATGGAACGGCGCGAGAAGCGACTTGTCTGGATTGTTCGGCCCGCTTTGAGATCGATTCGTTGGTCGTACAATTTCGCGAAACCGGCGAAGTTCCTCCCTGTCCCCAATGTGCGAAGGGTAGATTGAAACATGCGACCGTCTCGTTCGGTCAGATGTTGCCGACCGACGTGTTGGAGATGGCCTACGATTGGTGCAGTCAGGCTGACTTGATCTTGGCGATCGGTTCGTCCTTGGTCGTAACGCCGGCGGCCGATTTGCCGGTCGCTGTTCGGCGTCGCGGCGGCCGTGTTGTGATTCTCAATCGCGACGAGACCGGGCTCGATCAGATCGCCGACGCCAAACTGAGCGGCGGTATTGGCGCGACGCTCGTCGCGATTGACGCGGCGCTGCGATAA
- a CDS encoding cis-3-hydroxy-L-proline dehydratase, producing MKITSIAVYQVDLPLREGNYAWSEGKSVSVFDSTVVRIETDAGVSGHGEVCPLGPVYLPAYAAGVRTGVAEIAPALIGDDPTELAKLNRKMDYLLKGHPYVKSALDVACWDILGQAAGLPICTLLGGRYGEDFTLYRAISQRPAAEMAENVAMYRGEGYRRFQLKVGGDPNEDILRICEAAEMLEPGDKLIADANTGWLKHEALRVVNAVRDVDVYIEQPCPSYDDCLAVRERTTLPFILDEVIDSVDMIVRCAADRAADVVNLKISKLGGLTKTRQARDLCVSLGLGMTIEDSWGGDIVTAAIAHLAHSTPTEHLFSSTDFNSYVTKSIAEGAPQRNNGRLAASNEPGLGVKPKLDVLGKPVAIYGK from the coding sequence ATGAAGATCACATCGATCGCCGTTTACCAGGTTGACTTGCCGCTGCGAGAAGGCAACTACGCTTGGAGCGAGGGGAAAAGCGTCTCGGTATTCGACAGCACGGTGGTGCGAATCGAAACCGACGCCGGCGTCAGCGGACACGGAGAAGTCTGCCCGCTGGGCCCTGTCTATTTGCCGGCGTACGCCGCAGGCGTACGAACCGGAGTCGCCGAAATCGCTCCCGCTTTGATCGGCGATGATCCGACCGAATTAGCGAAGCTGAATCGTAAGATGGACTATCTGCTGAAAGGGCATCCGTATGTCAAATCAGCGCTCGACGTCGCTTGCTGGGACATTTTGGGGCAAGCGGCCGGTCTGCCGATTTGCACGCTGCTAGGAGGCCGTTACGGCGAAGACTTTACGCTGTACCGAGCGATCTCGCAACGACCGGCGGCCGAGATGGCCGAAAACGTCGCGATGTATCGGGGCGAAGGTTACCGGCGTTTTCAGTTGAAAGTAGGCGGCGATCCGAACGAAGATATTTTGCGAATCTGCGAAGCGGCCGAAATGCTGGAGCCTGGCGATAAGTTGATCGCCGACGCCAACACCGGCTGGCTAAAACATGAAGCGCTGCGCGTGGTCAACGCGGTGCGTGATGTCGACGTTTATATCGAGCAGCCGTGCCCTTCTTACGATGATTGTCTCGCGGTTCGAGAGCGGACGACGCTGCCGTTTATCTTGGACGAAGTGATTGATAGCGTCGACATGATCGTGCGCTGCGCCGCGGATCGAGCCGCCGACGTGGTCAACCTGAAGATTAGCAAACTGGGCGGACTCACCAAGACGCGGCAGGCCCGCGACTTGTGCGTTTCGCTTGGTCTCGGCATGACGATTGAAGATAGCTGGGGTGGAGATATCGTCACCGCAGCGATCGCGCATCTGGCGCATAGCACGCCGACTGAGCACCTTTTTTCGTCGACCGATTTCAACAGCTACGTCACCAAAAGCATCGCCGAGGGCGCACCGCAGCGCAACAATGGCCGCCTAGCCGCATCTAACGAACCAGGCCTGGGCGTAAAACCGAAGCTTGACGTATTGGGAAAACCGGTCGCGATCTACGGCAAGTAG
- the lptB gene encoding LPS export ABC transporter ATP-binding protein, translating into MEELILSANDLEKVYGKRKVVDGVTFDVRRGEIVGLLGSNGAGKTTSFRMTCGMIEPNKGKVYLNGKNVTDWPMFKRCRDGGMGYLAQDSSVFRKLTVEQNLLGVMELLGMDGKTRRKRCEDLLTRFDITHIRKSRAASLSGGERRRLEIARCLVSDPEIIMLDEPFTGIDPVTVDSIQMIIKELRQWGISILITDHQAEKTLEIIDRCYVVHRGKILCEGRPDEVVKHPDAIEYYFGNLHRAFDRSGAAA; encoded by the coding sequence ATGGAAGAGCTCATACTCTCGGCCAACGACCTCGAAAAAGTCTACGGCAAACGCAAAGTGGTCGACGGAGTCACGTTTGACGTCCGTCGCGGCGAAATCGTCGGCCTGCTTGGCTCAAACGGCGCCGGCAAGACGACCAGTTTTCGCATGACCTGCGGCATGATCGAACCGAACAAGGGGAAGGTCTATCTCAACGGCAAGAACGTCACCGACTGGCCGATGTTCAAACGCTGCCGTGACGGCGGCATGGGATATCTGGCCCAAGATTCCAGCGTCTTTCGCAAACTAACTGTCGAGCAAAACCTGCTGGGCGTGATGGAGCTCTTGGGGATGGACGGCAAGACGCGCCGCAAACGGTGCGAGGACTTGTTGACCCGGTTTGATATTACGCACATCCGCAAATCAAGGGCCGCCTCTCTTTCTGGGGGCGAACGCCGTCGTCTGGAGATCGCGCGTTGCTTGGTCTCTGACCCAGAGATCATCATGCTCGACGAACCCTTCACCGGGATCGACCCGGTGACGGTCGACAGCATCCAGATGATTATTAAAGAACTGCGGCAGTGGGGGATATCGATCCTGATTACCGACCATCAAGCGGAGAAGACGCTCGAGATTATCGATCGCTGCTACGTCGTTCATCGCGGTAAGATTTTATGCGAAGGGCGCCCAGACGAAGTCGTGAAACATCCCGATGCAATCGAGTACTACTTTGGAAATCTGCATCGAGCGTTCGACCGTTCCGGCGCCGCCGCCTAA
- the lepB gene encoding signal peptidase I, which produces MARKNRTKSAIPDAPEYSPTPKKGAAPKKSTAADNFAISREFIESVAIAIVLALLFRAFEAEAFVIPTGSMAPTLFGRHKDVLDPETNYEYHVGASDEVNSQTGQVIEGRSLIGTIDPLYHTVQNIEDLPSYPGDRILVSKFAYEFFAPKRWDVIVFKQPQEPNVNYIKRLIGLPGETVHIWHGDIYVSEDPEDEVGKIARKPPRKQLTLLQTVYDSDYPNPDLEEAGFPDRFEPYPLSNTAWRKTSDEYTYACTPSGGEIDWLRYRNIFPGSSDWNSAKHGQKVNAQRARDDDSSLITDFNVYNAASYAGTPGLPARDYGMHWVGDLALEADLNIASKTGEIILELVEGRHKFRCTFDVATSEATLSIVGEQITFDAADGKPITAATAVRGPGQHSVRFANCDDELRLWVDDSLITFSAPATFVSPRTLNPFWSEEDPGDLLPAGIGSRGAALSAKSLRIKRDVYYIADSTQTRRGRPETILDYHTANERPTENMILEIMRSPSQWSTTDIFDMRAQVSFTMEEDQYFPMGDNSAASFDGRLWPIGEQYVPGDLLIGKALFVYWPHSTHNPVPYFPNFRRMKFIE; this is translated from the coding sequence ATGGCCCGCAAGAACCGTACGAAATCCGCAATCCCTGACGCTCCGGAATATTCGCCGACGCCGAAGAAGGGGGCGGCTCCGAAGAAGTCGACCGCGGCCGACAACTTTGCGATCAGTCGTGAGTTCATCGAATCGGTAGCGATCGCGATCGTGCTGGCGCTGCTGTTTCGCGCGTTTGAAGCCGAGGCCTTCGTCATTCCGACCGGATCGATGGCGCCGACGCTGTTTGGCCGGCACAAAGATGTGCTCGATCCCGAAACCAACTACGAGTACCACGTCGGCGCGAGCGACGAAGTCAACTCGCAGACCGGGCAAGTGATCGAAGGCCGCTCGTTGATCGGCACGATTGATCCGCTCTACCACACCGTCCAGAATATCGAAGATCTGCCGTCGTATCCCGGCGATCGAATCTTGGTCAGTAAGTTCGCTTACGAGTTCTTCGCTCCCAAGCGCTGGGACGTGATCGTCTTCAAGCAACCGCAAGAGCCGAACGTCAACTACATCAAACGGTTGATCGGATTACCGGGCGAAACGGTTCATATCTGGCACGGCGACATCTACGTCTCGGAAGATCCCGAGGACGAGGTCGGGAAGATCGCTCGCAAGCCGCCGCGCAAGCAACTGACGCTGCTGCAGACGGTCTATGACTCGGACTATCCAAATCCTGATCTGGAAGAAGCCGGTTTTCCTGATCGGTTTGAGCCCTATCCGCTAAGCAACACGGCCTGGCGCAAGACGAGCGATGAATATACGTACGCTTGTACGCCGAGCGGCGGCGAGATCGACTGGTTGCGGTATCGAAACATCTTCCCCGGCTCATCCGATTGGAATTCGGCCAAGCATGGACAGAAGGTCAACGCCCAGCGTGCGCGGGACGATGACAGCAGTTTGATCACCGATTTCAACGTTTACAACGCGGCCTCCTACGCGGGCACGCCGGGCTTGCCGGCTCGCGATTATGGAATGCACTGGGTCGGAGACTTGGCGCTGGAAGCCGATTTGAACATCGCGTCAAAAACCGGCGAGATCATCCTGGAATTGGTGGAGGGCCGCCACAAGTTCCGCTGCACGTTTGATGTGGCGACCAGTGAAGCGACGTTGTCGATCGTCGGCGAACAGATCACGTTTGACGCGGCGGACGGAAAGCCGATCACCGCCGCAACGGCGGTGCGCGGACCGGGACAACATTCGGTTCGCTTCGCGAATTGCGATGACGAGCTGCGACTGTGGGTCGATGACAGTCTGATCACCTTTTCGGCGCCGGCGACGTTTGTTTCGCCGCGTACATTGAATCCGTTTTGGAGCGAAGAGGATCCCGGCGATTTGCTGCCGGCCGGCATTGGATCGCGCGGCGCTGCGTTATCGGCCAAAAGCTTGCGGATCAAACGCGACGTCTACTACATCGCTGATTCGACGCAGACCCGCCGTGGACGCCCTGAGACGATCTTGGACTATCATACGGCCAATGAGCGTCCGACGGAAAACATGATCCTCGAGATCATGCGTAGTCCCAGTCAATGGAGCACGACTGACATCTTCGATATGCGGGCGCAAGTCAGCTTCACGATGGAAGAAGATCAATACTTTCCGATGGGCGACAACAGCGCCGCAAGCTTTGATGGGCGACTCTGGCCGATCGGTGAGCAATACGTACCCGGTGATTTGCTGATAGGCAAAGCGCTGTTCGTGTATTGGCCCCATTCAACGCACAATCCGGTTCCTTACTTTCCCAACTTTCGTCGCATGAAGTTTATCGAGTAA
- a CDS encoding lipid-binding SYLF domain-containing protein: MHYVKLTTATICMIALFVAAPAHAQSLESQTVAQSTGVLNEIMQIPAKGIPHKMLADAQGLVIIPNMIKGGFVVGVRHGNGVVMVRDAATGGWTAPQFVSMTGGSVGWQVGVQSTDVVLVFRTQKSVQGLLQGKFTLGVDAAAAAGPLGRQASAGTDLELKSEIYSYNRSRGLFIGASLDGSALQMNNAATQAYYAAGVPPEANELVATVLKYSAPQTAVQPGMIAEQQPTAATETLGQASAHLNQLQAETAAASQRLGAVLDDNWRRYLGLPPEVYTPGRQPSPQALEASLENFRRVMANPQYAQLSQRADFRSLVATLEQYAAALSQPVNDNALQLPPPPM, from the coding sequence ATGCACTACGTAAAACTGACCACGGCGACCATTTGCATGATCGCGCTGTTTGTCGCCGCTCCGGCCCACGCGCAGTCTCTCGAATCGCAAACCGTCGCACAGTCGACCGGCGTGCTGAACGAGATCATGCAGATCCCGGCGAAGGGAATTCCACACAAAATGCTTGCCGACGCCCAAGGCCTGGTGATCATCCCCAATATGATCAAAGGGGGCTTTGTGGTCGGCGTGCGACATGGCAACGGCGTGGTGATGGTGCGTGACGCAGCGACCGGCGGTTGGACCGCACCGCAATTTGTCAGCATGACCGGCGGCAGCGTCGGTTGGCAGGTCGGCGTACAATCGACCGACGTGGTCCTGGTTTTCCGCACGCAAAAGAGTGTGCAAGGTTTGCTGCAAGGGAAATTCACGCTGGGCGTTGATGCGGCCGCGGCCGCTGGCCCGTTGGGTCGTCAAGCTTCGGCCGGAACCGATCTTGAGTTGAAGTCCGAAATCTACTCGTACAACCGGAGCCGCGGCTTGTTTATCGGCGCGTCGCTTGACGGCAGCGCTTTGCAGATGAACAACGCCGCGACCCAAGCCTATTACGCTGCAGGCGTTCCGCCGGAAGCGAACGAACTGGTCGCCACCGTCTTGAAATACTCGGCGCCGCAGACGGCCGTTCAGCCGGGGATGATTGCAGAGCAGCAGCCGACAGCGGCAACCGAAACGCTAGGCCAGGCCTCAGCGCATTTGAATCAATTGCAGGCCGAAACCGCGGCGGCGTCGCAGCGATTGGGCGCGGTGCTGGATGACAATTGGCGACGCTATCTGGGGCTGCCGCCCGAGGTGTATACGCCAGGGCGTCAACCTTCGCCGCAAGCGCTGGAGGCATCGCTCGAAAATTTTCGCCGCGTGATGGCCAACCCGCAATACGCCCAACTGTCGCAACGGGCCGATTTCCGCTCGTTGGTCGCGACGCTCGAGCAATATGCGGCGGCGCTTTCGCAACCGGTCAACGATAATGCGTTGCAATTACCGCCGCCGCCGATGTAA